From one Haloarcula halobia genomic stretch:
- a CDS encoding winged helix-turn-helix domain-containing protein produces the protein MTETWDDVNQQVKADWKAETTPFERVYEIVEQTHDGQSAAEIADRALVSEPTARRHCKTLVNTGFAETDQDGRTTLYKRNSDRILMSRIRELRDEASRTELLNGIKEMKAEIRRYEDRYDVVSPEELAQQLDADEMEGWDDLTAWRTTRQNLAVAQAALAYDEASQQFAV, from the coding sequence ATGACCGAGACGTGGGACGATGTCAACCAGCAGGTCAAAGCGGACTGGAAAGCGGAGACCACGCCGTTCGAGCGGGTGTACGAAATCGTCGAACAGACTCACGACGGGCAGTCAGCAGCCGAGATAGCCGACCGCGCACTCGTGAGCGAGCCGACGGCACGCCGCCACTGCAAGACACTCGTGAACACGGGCTTCGCGGAGACGGATCAAGACGGTCGAACAACGCTGTACAAGCGAAACAGTGACCGGATATTGATGTCCCGGATCCGTGAGCTTCGTGACGAAGCGAGCCGGACGGAGTTGCTCAACGGCATCAAGGAAATGAAAGCCGAGATCCGGCGCTACGAGGACCGCTACGACGTGGTATCACCTGAAGAACTCGCCCAGCAACTCGACGCCGACGAGATGGAGGGGTGGGACGACCTAACTGCATGGCGAACGACGCGACAGAATCTCGCGGTCGCCCAAGCTGCACTCGCATACGACGAAGCCAGCCAACAGTTCGCGGTATGA
- a CDS encoding DUF6036 family nucleotidyltransferase: MRARFDSAYIRSELERIGQQLDNPLTVFLIGGGSMAFRGLKETTKDIDFIVTSGDDLSQLQAVLLELGYDIVREPDEEYEELGAQRILENDDGCRIDVFNKQVIGKLILSPGIRERSERYLDPGNLVVELVSPEDIFLFKAVAGRVDDIEDMFSLMQTGLEFDVVEAELETQVDLLEQELFVTYVNEALTDLTEQHNVTTSLHDPVAEITERVYEELEVLHALDEPKSMADLQQELDWSAADVQEILTRLEEKEAVAVTDGRVERRSTTI; the protein is encoded by the coding sequence ATGAGGGCGCGATTCGACAGCGCATATATTCGCTCAGAACTCGAGCGCATCGGCCAGCAGCTGGACAACCCACTCACCGTCTTTTTGATCGGCGGTGGGTCGATGGCATTTCGCGGACTCAAAGAGACGACCAAAGATATCGACTTCATCGTCACCTCCGGCGACGATTTGAGTCAGCTACAAGCGGTGCTACTTGAGCTGGGATACGATATCGTCCGGGAGCCGGACGAAGAGTACGAAGAGCTCGGTGCCCAGCGAATCCTGGAAAACGATGATGGGTGCCGAATCGACGTCTTCAACAAACAGGTGATCGGCAAACTGATTCTGTCTCCAGGCATCCGTGAGCGAAGCGAGCGATACCTCGACCCAGGAAATCTCGTGGTCGAACTCGTGAGTCCAGAAGACATCTTCCTGTTCAAAGCGGTCGCCGGTCGGGTGGACGACATCGAGGATATGTTCTCGTTGATGCAGACTGGCCTCGAGTTCGATGTCGTCGAAGCGGAACTCGAGACGCAGGTCGATCTCTTGGAGCAAGAGCTGTTCGTAACGTACGTCAACGAAGCGTTGACCGATCTCACCGAACAACACAACGTGACGACGTCGTTGCACGACCCCGTGGCGGAGATTACCGAGCGCGTATACGAGGAGCTCGAAGTGCTGCACGCGCTTGACGAACCGAAGTCGATGGCTGACCTGCAACAGGAGCTTGATTGGTCTGCAGCGGACGTACAGGAGATCCTGACACGACTGGAAGAGAAAGAAGCCGTTGCGGTAACCGATGGGCGCGTCGAACGTCGTTCAACGACGATTTGA
- a CDS encoding phage integrase SAM-like domain-containing protein, with protein sequence MSSLTASFERYLQDKGKGRGGDGGNYRRNAARELERFAEWAAGDRGDDDWTGIIPEDADREPTFDDLDERVFREYARHLAGDRGLKQNTVQTYYAYISAWCGWCVNEGYLEAHYAQRASAMAPLPEDDGRKPGDQQAWTSEQRHALTRHVDEEAREAIEAYTTLPDDVDPLNKQRARYAALKAARDRVLVFVLAYTAVRVGELLRDPDDPRRRGIRWEDINLEDGSMDVYRKKQQWDAASLPDPVISPLRSYRKLMDPPSERWPVFPTFDQRTLGELLQKELADRGERPKAIDERREKYARDLLLALDEDIQPPSITTGGARTILQRLSGTAEIDIDHPKHDYLAPHGGRRGMGEVLVRAFGYTVAARYLDNSEEMVRERYSHIEAGELGDVATEALDEYDSLVSGQASRSNRR encoded by the coding sequence TTGAGTTCACTCACCGCCTCGTTCGAGCGCTATCTCCAGGACAAGGGAAAGGGTCGCGGTGGCGACGGAGGGAACTACCGGCGGAACGCAGCGCGAGAGCTCGAACGGTTCGCCGAATGGGCCGCCGGCGACCGTGGCGACGATGACTGGACCGGGATCATCCCCGAGGACGCCGACCGCGAACCAACCTTCGACGATCTCGACGAGCGTGTCTTCCGGGAGTACGCTCGACACCTCGCCGGAGATCGGGGACTCAAACAGAACACGGTCCAGACATACTACGCGTACATCTCAGCGTGGTGTGGCTGGTGTGTCAATGAGGGCTATCTGGAGGCCCACTACGCACAGCGAGCAAGCGCGATGGCACCGCTTCCTGAGGACGACGGCCGCAAGCCCGGAGACCAACAGGCCTGGACGTCCGAGCAGCGCCACGCGCTCACCCGCCACGTCGACGAGGAGGCACGTGAGGCCATCGAGGCGTACACGACCCTCCCCGACGACGTGGATCCGCTCAACAAGCAACGGGCTCGCTACGCGGCACTGAAAGCCGCCCGCGACCGGGTACTCGTGTTCGTCCTCGCGTACACCGCCGTCCGCGTGGGTGAACTCCTCCGTGATCCAGATGATCCACGACGCCGTGGTATCAGATGGGAAGACATCAACCTCGAGGACGGGAGTATGGACGTCTATCGGAAGAAACAGCAGTGGGACGCCGCCTCTCTTCCTGACCCAGTTATCTCGCCGTTACGGAGCTACCGCAAACTGATGGACCCACCGTCAGAGCGGTGGCCGGTGTTCCCGACGTTCGACCAGCGAACACTCGGAGAACTCCTACAGAAGGAGCTAGCCGACCGAGGGGAACGCCCGAAGGCAATCGACGAACGACGTGAAAAGTACGCTCGTGACCTCCTGCTGGCACTTGACGAAGACATCCAGCCGCCCTCGATCACGACCGGTGGAGCACGGACGATTCTTCAGCGACTTTCAGGAACAGCGGAAATCGATATCGACCATCCAAAACACGACTATCTCGCACCACACGGCGGTCGGCGAGGGATGGGCGAAGTTCTCGTCCGAGCATTCGGCTACACGGTTGCGGCCCGATATCTCGATAACTCCGAAGAGATGGTTCGCGAGCGCTATTCCCACATTGAGGCGGGCGAGCTGGGTGATGTAGCGACAGAAGCACTCGACGAATACGATTCTCTGGTATCCGGTCAAGCATCGCGGTCAAATCGTCGTTGA
- a CDS encoding UPF0175 family protein codes for MARITGSYPDDLDLLIEGAVEAGVFGGKSDALREFVREYFEDHENERIAAAVALYERERITLGDAARLAAVDRWTMRDILREHGVELRLGLVDEDDAAYEVEAARELEFDDEDSSDEEPRAK; via the coding sequence ATGGCACGAATTACCGGTTCCTACCCAGATGACCTCGACCTCCTCATTGAGGGTGCTGTCGAGGCTGGTGTCTTCGGGGGCAAGAGCGATGCGTTGCGCGAGTTCGTGCGTGAATACTTCGAGGACCACGAGAACGAACGGATTGCAGCTGCGGTCGCCCTCTACGAACGCGAGCGGATCACACTCGGTGATGCTGCGAGACTCGCTGCTGTCGACCGCTGGACGATGCGTGACATCCTCCGTGAGCACGGTGTTGAACTTCGCCTCGGGCTCGTTGACGAAGACGACGCAGCCTACGAGGTAGAGGCAGCACGCGAACTCGAATTCGATGATGAGGACTCGTCTGATGAGGAGCCACGTGCTAAATGA
- a CDS encoding twitching motility protein PilT — translation MTGNDLPANPSVLNTTVLSNFAYIDQLWIVTDLSGICTVPAVREELENGVDNHPYLQEALDTLDDEIQVATISDTVANREAVVGGHLDPGEAQAFALADAHDGRLLTDDGDARSFAKDQGVTVVGSVGVLLAAIDAGKIDEATADEWLSTWIDEIGYYVPYRTISEFETPD, via the coding sequence ATGACAGGTAACGATCTCCCAGCGAACCCAAGCGTCTTGAACACGACTGTTCTCTCGAATTTTGCGTACATCGATCAGCTGTGGATAGTTACTGACCTTTCTGGAATCTGTACGGTACCAGCCGTTCGTGAGGAGCTCGAAAACGGCGTCGATAATCACCCATATCTCCAGGAAGCACTCGATACGCTTGATGACGAAATCCAAGTTGCGACGATTTCGGATACTGTCGCAAACAGAGAAGCCGTTGTTGGTGGACATCTCGACCCCGGGGAAGCACAGGCGTTCGCCCTCGCCGACGCACACGACGGTCGACTGCTGACAGACGACGGCGATGCCCGGTCGTTTGCGAAAGACCAGGGCGTGACCGTTGTCGGGTCGGTTGGGGTTCTGTTGGCTGCAATCGATGCTGGGAAGATCGATGAAGCCACTGCTGACGAGTGGCTATCGACGTGGATCGATGAGATCGGCTACTACGTCCCGTATCGGACGATCTCGGAGTTCGAAACGCCTGATTAG
- a CDS encoding DUF7342 family protein codes for MTEDESNSRDLMERQTTGEDRVRMTARQLSEPRTANWIASEAGWSHEPTKRVLERLVDDGILHCDESGTHTTYYPDYRRQAMQEAMRLRDSGHTVEELTDRLADMKAQIRDWEGEFDVESPNHLRGTLAEESLDADEESRRREIAREWEHLQRRIEIVGFAIREWDFLTPTTEPAEASS; via the coding sequence ATGACCGAAGACGAATCGAACTCCAGGGATCTGATGGAGCGCCAGACCACGGGTGAAGACCGGGTGAGGATGACCGCCCGGCAGCTGTCGGAGCCGCGGACAGCCAACTGGATCGCCTCCGAAGCGGGCTGGTCACACGAGCCGACCAAGCGTGTCCTCGAACGGCTCGTCGATGATGGCATCCTCCATTGTGACGAAAGCGGTACTCATACGACGTACTACCCAGATTACCGACGCCAAGCGATGCAAGAGGCGATGCGGCTTCGAGACAGCGGACACACTGTTGAGGAACTCACGGACCGTCTCGCCGATATGAAGGCGCAGATTCGCGATTGGGAGGGTGAATTTGACGTCGAGTCGCCAAACCACCTTCGCGGAACGCTCGCCGAAGAGTCTCTCGACGCCGACGAAGAAAGCCGTCGCCGTGAGATTGCACGCGAGTGGGAACACCTCCAACGGCGCATCGAAATCGTCGGCTTCGCCATCCGTGAATGGGATTTCCTCACTCCGACAACAGAGCCCGCTGAGGCCAGCAGCTGA
- a CDS encoding DUF7437 domain-containing protein: protein MAKSPSRSGRPPIQQLQTVVDLLETPTLARLYAYILQHGPVTVSGMVTELGIPQGTAYDYVQNLETAGLVEKAREQRPYEYDAESIALTLSTDGETQTITPGLIAAVARREEDEDIDVYIERHGLDGLAVALEYAYEFVDGTVNHRIAARELDLSPLEAEIILQALEPVATEYADAAA from the coding sequence ATGGCGAAATCACCGTCCCGGTCGGGCCGACCACCGATTCAGCAGCTTCAGACGGTCGTCGACCTCCTCGAAACGCCGACACTCGCTCGGTTGTACGCCTACATCTTGCAACACGGCCCAGTGACTGTTTCCGGGATGGTCACCGAACTCGGCATCCCACAGGGGACCGCTTACGACTACGTTCAAAATCTCGAAACCGCTGGCTTAGTGGAGAAAGCCCGTGAGCAGCGCCCGTACGAATACGATGCCGAGTCGATTGCACTCACGCTCTCGACGGACGGCGAAACGCAAACGATTACGCCAGGACTAATCGCAGCCGTTGCTCGCCGCGAAGAGGACGAAGACATCGATGTCTACATCGAGCGCCATGGCCTCGACGGTCTCGCCGTCGCGCTTGAATACGCTTACGAGTTCGTTGACGGAACGGTCAACCATCGGATTGCGGCCCGGGAACTCGATCTCTCACCGCTGGAAGCAGAGATTATTCTCCAAGCGCTGGAGCCGGTTGCGACCGAGTACGCCGACGCGGCTGCATGA
- a CDS encoding transposase, translating to MGDKLSPDVTNRSDPVAAADDSRDRQSVDEHRENIDPLSIGKLPLTEQAAVVVDETTVAADLVTQLEYDRYTHEDPVPDWRPAKPFAAMVGALLLQELEDASDGWLHRTLDADPELAANLGFEPDNPPSRSAISRAWSGRLAELRSTIETSARQIQQLAAERGSPIGAPYETNASEEPTGSSKRTVNRLLRRKTRDLLDELQTVVLPAFELDRPDDLVYDDEELLTLEACLGVTGTAANGGAETYGDFVNPDPALDDPFYEDGPSGETLLEAIKDLSPTDIAEMVNQGAARVLTRAKPRLEFETPVMLSIDITYVAFYGEREELVRVQGAPEDKSYDWCYKFATANVVGDNVHFAAGMLPVGHADYHDSDAYPGKDKSYRVGDVVRRLVDHVNDVCRIRI from the coding sequence GTGGGGGACAAGTTGTCCCCCGATGTGACAAACCGGTCAGATCCGGTTGCGGCTGCTGATGACAGCCGCGACCGACAATCAGTCGACGAGCATCGAGAAAATATCGATCCGCTCTCGATCGGGAAACTACCGTTGACAGAGCAGGCCGCGGTGGTCGTCGACGAGACGACCGTCGCGGCCGACCTCGTCACCCAACTCGAGTACGACCGCTACACCCACGAAGATCCCGTCCCCGACTGGCGTCCCGCCAAGCCGTTCGCGGCGATGGTTGGGGCACTCCTCTTGCAGGAGTTGGAAGACGCGTCCGATGGCTGGCTCCATCGGACGCTCGATGCTGACCCCGAACTTGCCGCTAATCTGGGCTTCGAACCAGACAATCCCCCCTCACGGAGTGCGATCTCACGCGCCTGGAGCGGACGGCTTGCCGAACTGCGCTCGACGATCGAGACGAGTGCTCGTCAGATCCAGCAGTTGGCCGCTGAGCGCGGTAGTCCAATCGGAGCACCGTACGAAACCAACGCTTCGGAGGAGCCGACAGGCTCCTCGAAGCGCACCGTCAATCGTCTCCTTCGCCGGAAAACCAGGGACCTGCTGGACGAACTCCAGACAGTCGTGTTACCTGCATTCGAGCTCGATCGGCCCGACGATCTAGTCTACGATGACGAAGAACTGCTAACCCTGGAGGCCTGTCTCGGAGTGACAGGCACCGCCGCCAACGGCGGTGCCGAGACCTATGGTGATTTCGTCAACCCAGATCCGGCTCTCGACGACCCCTTCTACGAGGACGGACCGAGTGGCGAAACACTGCTGGAGGCGATCAAAGACCTTTCTCCGACGGACATCGCTGAGATGGTCAACCAGGGCGCGGCCCGCGTCTTGACGCGGGCCAAGCCCCGTCTGGAGTTCGAGACACCGGTCATGCTGTCAATCGACATCACCTACGTCGCCTTCTACGGAGAGCGCGAGGAACTCGTTCGTGTGCAGGGTGCTCCTGAGGACAAATCCTACGACTGGTGCTACAAGTTTGCGACCGCGAACGTTGTCGGGGACAACGTTCACTTCGCGGCCGGAATGCTCCCAGTCGGCCACGCTGACTACCACGATTCCGATGCGTACCCTGGCAAAGACAAGAGTTACCGAGTCGGCGACGTCGTTCGCCGACTCGTCGATCACGTCAACGATGTCTGTCGGATCCGTATATGA
- a CDS encoding ParA family protein produces MSGPNSVNRIDTTKSPNVPYNSVRTDGNNRAVSVCMLKGGVGKSTVAVNLARQLAAQAHNVLLIDLDPNGHASVGLGFDDQYHNTEETIGDVFFHDADPTSVVYDTGYEFDILPSSEDLEQVEREIVVGDVFQPSALLKREVVDPLLGDTYDYIVTDSPAYRSRLTDNALVATANLVLPLAPGNEAMAGLERTIERQISPLRQHMDVDVLALVPNMLSGRIDQQTQDRQLLERLNSHDSLQDRIPNFARITDWEAVDAGDLKPSPGIRDRTSITKAYGERKPLLDYDPDCDQLKCFDELAHIVKAGKVVRHD; encoded by the coding sequence ATGAGTGGGCCAAATAGCGTGAATAGAATAGATACTACAAAAAGCCCAAATGTCCCATACAACTCGGTACGTACCGACGGGAACAACCGTGCTGTTTCGGTCTGTATGCTGAAGGGGGGCGTGGGCAAATCAACGGTTGCAGTCAATTTGGCACGCCAGTTGGCTGCACAAGCCCACAATGTTCTCCTCATCGACCTCGACCCGAACGGCCACGCGTCCGTCGGTTTAGGGTTTGACGATCAATATCACAACACGGAGGAGACAATCGGCGACGTCTTCTTCCATGATGCCGACCCAACTTCTGTCGTCTATGATACCGGCTACGAGTTCGATATCCTTCCTTCGAGTGAAGACTTAGAACAGGTAGAGCGGGAGATCGTCGTTGGTGACGTGTTCCAACCCTCTGCGCTGCTCAAGCGGGAAGTCGTCGATCCACTTCTCGGGGACACATACGATTACATCGTCACAGATTCGCCGGCCTACCGGTCCCGACTCACAGATAACGCGCTGGTCGCGACGGCGAACCTGGTCCTTCCCCTCGCACCCGGTAACGAGGCGATGGCCGGTCTTGAACGAACCATCGAACGACAGATTTCACCACTCCGTCAGCATATGGACGTCGACGTCCTTGCGCTGGTTCCGAATATGCTGAGCGGTCGTATCGACCAGCAGACCCAAGATCGGCAGCTGCTCGAACGGCTCAACTCCCATGATAGCCTCCAAGACCGCATCCCAAATTTCGCACGAATCACGGACTGGGAGGCCGTCGACGCCGGCGACCTCAAACCCTCACCAGGCATTCGGGACCGTACTAGCATTACGAAGGCCTACGGAGAGCGCAAACCACTTCTGGACTACGATCCAGACTGTGACCAGTTGAAGTGTTTCGACGAATTAGCACACATTGTCAAGGCAGGGAAGGTGGTCCGCCATGACTGA
- a CDS encoding GDP-L-fucose synthase family protein, producing MIHDFWDGRSVMVTGGSGFLGSHLVEELRTRSDDVDVFIPRSDEYDLRERAAIRQAFVKSGADTVIHLAATVGGIGANRKNPGRYFYDNAVMGIELMEMARQFDVEKFTILGTICSYPNHTEVPFSEEDLFDGYPEETNAPYGIAKKALLTQSKAYRKQYDFNSIYLMPVNLYGPRDDFDLESAHVIPAIIRKCIEARDRGDDSITAWGSGEPTREFLYVTDAARGILNATEELDRSEPVNLGSGAEVSIRDLVETIAELTDFEGDIEWDTSKPDGQPRRKLDISRAKEYFDWDAKIDFEEGLQETINWYESVRDQHPAGGVQLNG from the coding sequence ATGATCCACGACTTCTGGGACGGCCGGTCAGTGATGGTGACTGGTGGCAGTGGCTTTCTTGGCAGCCACCTAGTGGAGGAACTGCGCACGCGCTCCGACGATGTTGATGTATTCATCCCCCGAAGCGACGAGTACGACCTCCGTGAGCGGGCTGCAATTCGCCAGGCATTCGTCAAATCCGGAGCTGACACTGTTATTCATCTCGCGGCAACCGTTGGCGGCATCGGCGCGAACCGAAAGAATCCAGGACGTTACTTCTACGACAATGCCGTTATGGGTATCGAACTCATGGAGATGGCCCGGCAGTTCGACGTCGAGAAATTTACCATCTTAGGAACGATCTGTTCGTATCCGAATCACACGGAGGTGCCATTTTCTGAGGAGGATCTCTTCGACGGCTATCCGGAGGAAACCAACGCTCCCTACGGCATCGCAAAGAAGGCCCTGCTCACTCAGTCGAAGGCCTACCGGAAGCAGTACGACTTTAATAGTATCTATCTAATGCCGGTGAACCTATACGGGCCTCGTGACGATTTCGACCTCGAATCTGCCCACGTTATCCCAGCTATTATCCGCAAGTGCATAGAGGCCCGAGATCGCGGCGACGATTCAATCACCGCCTGGGGATCCGGTGAGCCGACGCGTGAGTTCCTCTACGTGACTGACGCCGCACGTGGCATCCTCAACGCAACCGAAGAACTTGACCGGAGCGAACCGGTCAACCTCGGGAGTGGTGCGGAAGTCAGTATCCGTGATCTCGTCGAGACCATCGCGGAGCTGACGGATTTCGAGGGTGACATCGAGTGGGATACCTCGAAACCGGACGGACAGCCTCGACGGAAACTGGACATCAGTCGCGCCAAGGAGTATTTCGACTGGGATGCCAAGATCGATTTCGAAGAGGGTCTCCAAGAGACAATTAACTGGTACGAGTCTGTCCGAGATCAACATCCAGCCGGAGGTGTACAACTCAATGGGTAA
- a CDS encoding sulfatase-like hydrolase/transferase — protein MTRKNIVLAVADTMSAFHLPYYGYNRETAPFISELIKKSWVADSGYANAPFTGPSHASIFTGNLPHEHNFTTETMYLTGCDLLTQLQHQGYETMGITNNSFITPEFGFTGWDKHTEIEDFEKFVGYPALQALFKSDGQPSPSEQIKTLVREAWWKRDFISLEKATRLKLGKNPLSPFPDAGARVTIKRAKQWMQQTDNPFFLYLNFMETHMPYDPPDEFATEFVSDPVKAKRKLADGYRIGRNRKSFRWEEKDDDTIRAARALYDSSIRYLDSQLKLLWEWIQTNKQDTIFILISDHGELIGEHGMQGHQCGIWEKLLRVPIIIHEPGVPAQTESNNVALRDLYGFLTNGLNVNDLGKRRVFAEYYGYGKLLANEDVNFNQYQESEHKYLHNRAKAVIDGATGVILQSHLNNQKFQLGFNSERLNDEISYSSLQNCYKAIANEFSIVDMTELSL, from the coding sequence ATGACTAGGAAGAATATTGTACTCGCTGTGGCTGACACGATGTCGGCATTCCACCTTCCATACTACGGCTATAATCGTGAGACTGCACCATTCATCTCAGAACTTATAAAAAAGAGCTGGGTTGCGGATTCGGGTTACGCGAATGCGCCGTTTACTGGTCCGTCCCATGCCTCCATTTTCACGGGCAATTTGCCACATGAACATAATTTCACCACCGAAACAATGTACCTGACTGGATGTGACCTCCTTACGCAATTGCAACACCAAGGATACGAGACTATGGGTATCACAAACAACTCCTTCATCACTCCGGAGTTTGGTTTTACCGGATGGGACAAACATACCGAGATCGAAGATTTTGAGAAGTTTGTCGGCTATCCTGCACTTCAGGCCCTCTTCAAATCTGATGGTCAGCCGTCTCCATCTGAACAAATAAAAACGCTGGTCAGAGAAGCGTGGTGGAAACGTGACTTCATTTCCCTTGAAAAAGCAACCAGGCTAAAATTAGGGAAAAATCCCTTGTCGCCTTTCCCCGACGCGGGTGCTAGAGTAACCATCAAGAGGGCTAAACAATGGATGCAACAAACCGATAATCCGTTCTTCCTTTACCTGAATTTTATGGAGACACATATGCCGTACGACCCGCCAGATGAATTTGCTACTGAATTCGTATCTGATCCAGTCAAGGCTAAACGAAAACTGGCTGACGGCTACCGGATCGGTAGGAATAGAAAGAGTTTTCGGTGGGAAGAGAAAGACGATGATACAATCAGAGCAGCGCGCGCTCTGTATGACTCTTCAATCCGGTATCTCGATTCTCAACTGAAGCTACTTTGGGAATGGATTCAGACCAACAAACAGGACACTATTTTCATTCTCATTAGCGACCATGGGGAACTTATTGGGGAACACGGTATGCAGGGCCACCAGTGTGGTATTTGGGAAAAGCTACTCCGTGTCCCGATTATTATTCACGAACCCGGCGTTCCAGCTCAAACTGAATCAAATAACGTAGCGCTTCGGGATTTGTATGGGTTTCTGACGAATGGACTAAACGTAAACGATCTCGGCAAAAGGCGAGTATTTGCAGAATATTATGGCTACGGAAAATTGCTTGCAAATGAAGACGTTAATTTTAATCAGTATCAGGAATCCGAGCACAAATATCTCCACAACCGGGCGAAAGCAGTAATTGATGGGGCAACCGGAGTTATCCTGCAATCCCACCTAAACAATCAAAAATTCCAATTAGGTTTTAATTCTGAACGACTCAACGACGAAATAAGCTATTCATCCCTCCAAAATTGTTATAAGGCGATTGCAAACGAATTCAGCATCGTAGACATGACTGAACTTTCACTGTGA
- a CDS encoding serine O-acetyltransferase, whose protein sequence is MGIKSVFVRHFQWLYYGLYNTVFVAKDLRYLFSCWSSKRLPRSTSFPHPIGIVIGTGSPIGENCTILQNVTIGVKNPSDTQSPKIGDRVFIGSGAVILGDIEIGDGVVIGANSVVLSDVPEGVVIAGSPAEVVSKQ, encoded by the coding sequence ATGGGTATTAAGAGTGTGTTCGTTCGCCACTTCCAGTGGCTATACTACGGTCTATATAATACGGTATTCGTCGCCAAAGATCTTCGTTATCTATTTTCTTGTTGGTCATCGAAACGTTTGCCACGATCAACATCATTTCCACATCCGATAGGTATCGTAATCGGAACAGGGAGCCCAATTGGGGAAAATTGCACGATACTCCAGAATGTTACTATTGGAGTGAAGAATCCATCAGATACGCAATCACCAAAAATCGGAGATCGAGTTTTTATTGGCAGTGGAGCAGTTATCCTCGGTGATATTGAAATCGGAGATGGGGTAGTAATCGGGGCTAACTCGGTAGTATTGTCTGATGTTCCTGAGGGGGTGGTAATCGCCGGATCCCCAGCAGAAGTCGTGAGCAAGCAATAG
- a CDS encoding transposase — protein sequence MILGPLPRIICLDFIDIHYHGCPYYDPAELCHTTPRDGTSQCHRYLAAITLCPAKPLIVAVTPVRSDEPTSDAVDRVIDRFTALPFEVDAVLADRGFANAASIQRLQTTSPVILPVIRRGKRLAEKLETRVSYWTEYVMYAGSEPPVRFPLAVCVFYQQEKRGKHLVRAYAACEQGARTPKEVERLYRKRSAIETSSERCRRPEREQPRLTRSGSGSRSSVGGSLTRLTNVSGGSGRHQRTVLGFRQHTQSWMRANDARIQRTPRP from the coding sequence ATGATCCTTGGCCCTCTGCCGAGGATCATCTGCCTTGACTTCATCGACATCCATTACCACGGCTGTCCCTACTACGACCCGGCTGAACTCTGTCATACGACTCCCCGCGATGGCACCTCCCAGTGCCATCGCTACCTTGCTGCAATCACGCTCTGTCCCGCGAAACCGCTGATTGTTGCCGTCACACCCGTCCGCAGCGACGAGCCAACGAGTGACGCGGTCGATCGCGTCATCGACCGCTTCACGGCTCTCCCCTTCGAGGTAGACGCAGTCCTCGCCGATCGAGGCTTTGCGAACGCTGCCTCAATCCAGCGGTTGCAGACGACCTCTCCAGTGATTCTACCGGTCATTCGGCGTGGGAAACGTCTTGCCGAGAAACTGGAGACGAGAGTGTCCTACTGGACAGAGTATGTGATGTACGCGGGAAGCGAACCTCCCGTTCGCTTCCCGCTGGCGGTCTGTGTCTTCTACCAGCAAGAGAAGCGCGGGAAACACCTCGTGCGGGCGTACGCGGCGTGCGAGCAGGGTGCTCGCACGCCAAAGGAAGTCGAACGTCTCTACCGGAAGCGTTCAGCGATTGAGACGAGCTCCGAACGATGCAGGAGGCCCGAGCGCGAACAACCACGCCTGACCCGGTCTGGTTCCGGTTCAAGGTCTTCCGTCGGTGGATCGCTCACTCGCTTGACGAACGTTTCGGGCGGCTCTGGGAGGCACCAACGAACGGTGTTGGGATTCCGTCAACATACCCAGAGCTGGATGCGGGCTAACGACGCCCGCATCCAGCGCACGCCACGTCCGTGA